One window of Quercus robur chromosome 5, dhQueRobu3.1, whole genome shotgun sequence genomic DNA carries:
- the LOC126726482 gene encoding uncharacterized protein LOC126726482, whose translation MESTLCLRNGPLPSVPLRISFPLSATRLTKPNFSSNHSSLSLPNSSYRRPLRHAFSPIFCAVNKFPTPSTNNESDNKIVRGTVRVSLVLACVLGIISCRMSPIANAATLMTQRKSPIVPSSDFYPAGGRPAMKSFLDTSAYLASRLTESKKTKLFATNKRPSAQDVQALKDDAMELMKSKKGDEIVKELREAYKFFKNDPEPAFYVEMTLVEVLIYLGKYEEALECKCLKKPAIKADARVALYKAIIYTMMNEKESARECWTVFIKAIEEGLPG comes from the exons ATGGAATCCACACTTTGCCTCCGCAATGGCCCCCTGCCCAGTGTACCTCTACGCATCTCTTTCCCTCTGAGTGCTACAAGGTTAACCAAGCCTAATTTCAGCTCTAACCACTCCTCTCTTTCACTACCTAACAGTTCCTACCGACGTCCACTTAGGCATGCCTTCAGTCCCATTTTTTGTGCAGTAAATAAGTTCCCAACACCATCAACGAATAATGAAAGTGACAACAAAATTGTAAGAGGAACCGTAAGGGTGTCTCTTGTATTGGCATGTGTTCTTGGTATCATCAGTTGTAGGATGAGTCCAATTGCCAATGCAGCTACTTTGATGACTCAGAGAAAATCTCCAATTGTGCCATCATCTGATTTCTACCCAGCGGGTGGGAGACCCGCAATGAAATCATTTTTGGATACTAGTGCATACCTGGCTTCACGTCTAACAGAGTCCAAAAAGACAAAGCTGTTTGCGACTAATAAAAGGCCTTCAGCACAAGATGTTCAAGCCCTTAAG GATGATGCAATGGAGCTAATGAAATCTAAAAAGGGTGATGAAATAGTGAAGGAACTGCGAGAAGCATATAAGTTCTTTAAGAATGATCCGGAGCCTGCATTCTATGTGGAGATGACATTGGTTGAAGTTCTCATCTATCTG GGAAAATATGAAGAAGCCTTAGAATGCAAGTGTCTCAAAAAGCCGGCTATCAAAGCAGATGCTCGAGTTGCTCTTTACAAG GCTATTATATATACTATGATGAATGAAAAGGAATCTGCTAGGGAATGCTGGACTGTATTCATAAAGGCTATTGAAGAAGGATTACCCGGTTAA